In Janthinobacterium sp. 67, a genomic segment contains:
- a CDS encoding ATP-binding protein, with protein sequence MNQLISSITDRANVLLVSNSSNDVRELLYVLDRHNLGTGLAGDIDEGVELAAGGTDLILLDAALAGTNIGATCMRLRNAGGRHSVPLLLMSATPSAEEQGRSVGAGASDYIKMPFNARDVAEKILMELALHKAEAPAPHAATPPRPLHPQTLEVNYHSILAGSPDAVLLFDIDNGLLIDANHLAEELFGMPLAELLQGGMEPLFPTHQSDGRASPQLLEEKIRDTLQGKIVVFRASCCHRDSRPIACEIRLMRLSVPGRQLVHARIIDLTERNLAEAMRSGQSALLEMVAKGAPLIPTLNQLLLLIEGQSRGVYCSIMLLDDDGVHMHSAAGPSLPPEYMALLEGVAIGPGVGSCGTAMFLREPVVVSDIMCDPLWAPYRELAAPFGLRACWSRPIFGQDGAVLGSFAMYYREVRTPDARDLELIDTATDLAGIAIGRMRHERELQRHRAHLEELVAERTAALTQAKEQSEQANRELAAALENLSITQEELVRRDKLAALGALVAGIAHELNTPIGNGLVVATTMAERTRELQASFQDGLRRSELGAYLTQASEADAIMLRNLQRAADLVSSFKQIAVDRASSQRRHFLLRQFVAELMLPLSTPLKAAGLTLTQDVPEDLAMDSYPGPLGQVLSNLLENCLRHAFEGRSGGNIAVRARGSDDGKTITMSIADTGVGIAADDLVHVYDPFFTTKLGSGGSGLGLHVAHNIVTGVLGGHIDATSNTGDASGTTFTLQLPAVAPQSPAP encoded by the coding sequence ATGAACCAGTTGATTTCTTCCATCACCGACCGGGCCAATGTGCTGCTGGTCAGCAATTCGTCAAACGATGTGCGCGAACTGCTGTATGTGCTGGACCGGCATAACCTGGGCACGGGGCTGGCGGGCGATATCGACGAAGGCGTGGAACTGGCGGCCGGCGGAACGGACCTGATCCTGCTCGACGCGGCCCTGGCGGGCACGAATATCGGCGCCACCTGCATGCGCTTGCGCAATGCGGGCGGTCGCCACAGCGTCCCCCTGCTGCTGATGTCGGCCACCCCCAGTGCCGAGGAGCAAGGCCGCAGCGTGGGCGCCGGCGCCTCCGACTACATCAAGATGCCCTTCAATGCGCGCGACGTGGCGGAAAAAATCCTCATGGAACTGGCGCTGCACAAGGCCGAAGCACCGGCGCCGCATGCCGCCACGCCGCCGCGCCCCCTGCATCCGCAAACGCTGGAAGTCAATTACCACTCGATACTGGCCGGCTCGCCCGATGCCGTGCTGCTGTTCGATATCGACAACGGCCTGCTGATCGACGCCAACCACCTGGCCGAGGAATTGTTCGGCATGCCGCTGGCCGAGCTGCTGCAAGGCGGCATGGAACCGCTGTTCCCCACCCATCAGAGCGATGGCCGCGCCTCGCCGCAACTGCTGGAAGAAAAGATCCGCGATACCTTGCAAGGCAAGATCGTCGTCTTCCGCGCCAGCTGCTGCCACCGCGACAGCCGCCCCATCGCCTGCGAAATCCGGCTGATGCGCCTGTCCGTGCCGGGCCGCCAGCTCGTGCATGCGCGCATCATCGACTTGACGGAGCGCAACCTCGCCGAAGCGATGCGCTCGGGCCAGAGCGCCCTGCTGGAAATGGTCGCCAAGGGCGCCCCCCTGATTCCCACCCTGAACCAGCTGCTACTCCTGATCGAAGGCCAGTCGCGCGGCGTGTACTGCTCCATCATGCTGCTCGACGATGACGGCGTCCACATGCACAGCGCGGCCGGCCCCAGCCTGCCGCCCGAATACATGGCCCTGCTCGAAGGCGTGGCCATCGGCCCCGGCGTGGGCTCTTGCGGCACGGCCATGTTCCTGCGCGAACCGGTGGTGGTCAGCGACATCATGTGCGATCCGCTGTGGGCGCCCTACCGCGAGCTGGCCGCGCCGTTCGGCTTGCGCGCCTGCTGGTCGCGCCCCATCTTCGGGCAGGATGGCGCCGTGCTCGGCTCCTTCGCCATGTACTACCGCGAAGTGCGCACGCCCGATGCGCGCGACCTGGAGCTGATCGACACGGCAACCGACCTGGCCGGCATCGCGATTGGCCGCATGCGCCACGAACGCGAATTGCAGCGCCACCGCGCCCACCTGGAAGAGCTGGTGGCCGAACGCACGGCGGCCCTGACCCAGGCCAAGGAACAGTCGGAACAGGCAAACCGCGAATTGGCCGCCGCGCTGGAAAACCTGTCCATCACGCAGGAGGAACTGGTGCGCCGCGACAAGCTGGCCGCGCTGGGCGCGCTCGTGGCCGGCATCGCGCATGAACTCAATACGCCGATCGGCAACGGCCTAGTGGTGGCCACCACGATGGCCGAACGCACGCGCGAACTCCAGGCCAGCTTCCAGGACGGCTTGCGCCGTTCCGAACTGGGCGCCTACCTGACCCAGGCCAGCGAGGCCGACGCCATCATGCTGCGCAACCTGCAGCGCGCGGCCGACCTCGTCTCGAGCTTCAAGCAGATCGCCGTCGACCGCGCCAGTTCGCAGCGCCGCCACTTCCTGCTGCGCCAGTTCGTGGCCGAGCTGATGCTGCCCCTGTCCACGCCGCTCAAGGCGGCCGGCTTGACGCTGACGCAGGACGTGCCCGAGGACCTGGCCATGGACAGCTATCCGGGTCCGCTGGGCCAGGTGCTGAGCAACCTGCTGGAAAACTGCCTGCGCCACGCCTTCGAAGGCCGCAGCGGCGGCAATATCGCCGTCAGGGCGCGTGGCAGCGACGATGGGAAAACGATCACCATGTCGATCGCCGACACGGGCGTGGGCATCGCGGCCGACGACCTCGTGCACGTCTATGACCCTTTCTTCACGACCAAGCTCGGTTCCGGCGGCTCGGGCCTGGGGCTGCATGTGGCGCACAACATCGTCACGGGCGTGCTGGGCGGGCATATCGACGCCACCAGCAACACGGGCGACGCCAGCGGCACCACCTTCACCCTGCAGCTGCCGGCCGTGGCGCCGCAATCGCCCGCGCCCTGA
- a CDS encoding winged helix-turn-helix transcriptional regulator, whose protein sequence is MSTDTPGASLRAALARQTQGAHLMAAACPSRAVLSHLTSRWAVLVLVLLLSGTRRFSELRREVGGVSEKMLAQTLEALAGDGFVLRQAYLVIPPKVEYSLTPLGREAAERLAVLVDWIEDNYPRIEQARADLAAAPAVQNAA, encoded by the coding sequence ATGTCCACAGACACTCCCGGTGCCAGCCTGCGCGCCGCCCTCGCCCGCCAAACCCAGGGCGCGCACCTGATGGCCGCCGCCTGCCCGTCGCGCGCCGTGCTCAGCCACCTGACCAGCCGCTGGGCCGTGCTGGTGCTGGTACTGCTGCTGAGCGGCACGCGGCGCTTCAGCGAACTGCGCCGTGAAGTGGGCGGCGTCAGCGAAAAAATGCTGGCGCAAACCCTGGAAGCGCTGGCTGGCGACGGTTTCGTGCTGCGCCAGGCGTATCTGGTGATCCCGCCCAAGGTGGAATACAGCCTCACGCCGCTGGGACGCGAGGCGGCCGAACGCCTGGCCGTGCTGGTCGACTGGATCGAGGATAATTATCCGCGCATCGAACAGGCGCGCGCCGACCTGGCCGCGGCGCCCGCAGTGCAAAACGCCGCCTGA
- a CDS encoding SDR family oxidoreductase, with amino-acid sequence MIVITGATGNLGQHVIASLLKSVPAANIIAAVRNPAKAANLAAQGVQVRQADYNDGASLDAAFKGATKILLISSSEVGQRIQQHQNVIDAAKRAGVALLAYTSVLRADTSPLGLAAEHVVTEAAIRASNVPYAFLRNGWYLENHTEHLAPVLEHGVVLGAAQNGRFSSAARLDYAAAAAAVLVADKPQAIYELAGDQGFTLAEYAAEVARQSGKAIVYKDLPQADFKAALVGVGVPEGFADLLADSDAGAAKGGLEDHGKQLSALIGRPTTSLLDAVKAALAK; translated from the coding sequence ATGATCGTCATCACCGGTGCCACAGGCAATCTGGGGCAGCACGTCATCGCCAGCCTGCTCAAATCCGTACCCGCAGCCAATATCATCGCCGCCGTGCGCAATCCGGCCAAGGCCGCCAATCTGGCCGCCCAGGGCGTGCAAGTGCGCCAGGCCGATTACAACGACGGTGCCAGCCTTGATGCGGCGTTCAAGGGCGCAACGAAGATCCTGCTGATTTCGTCGAGCGAAGTGGGCCAGCGCATCCAGCAGCACCAGAACGTCATCGATGCGGCCAAGCGCGCCGGCGTGGCCCTGCTGGCCTACACGAGCGTCTTGCGCGCCGACACGTCGCCGCTGGGCCTGGCCGCCGAGCACGTGGTCACGGAAGCGGCCATCCGCGCGTCCAATGTGCCGTACGCTTTCCTGCGCAACGGCTGGTACCTGGAAAACCACACGGAACACCTGGCGCCCGTGCTCGAGCATGGCGTCGTGCTGGGCGCGGCGCAAAACGGCCGTTTCTCGTCGGCCGCGCGTCTGGACTATGCCGCCGCCGCCGCTGCCGTGCTGGTCGCTGACAAGCCGCAAGCCATCTATGAACTGGCCGGCGACCAGGGCTTTACCCTGGCCGAGTACGCGGCCGAAGTGGCGCGCCAGTCGGGCAAGGCGATCGTGTACAAGGATTTGCCGCAGGCGGACTTCAAGGCGGCGCTGGTGGGCGTGGGCGTGCCGGAAGGCTTTGCCGATCTGCTGGCCGATTCCGATGCGGGCGCGGCCAAGGGCGGCCTGGAAGACCATGGCAAGCAATTGAGCGCGCTGATCGGCCGTCCGACGACAAGCCTGCTCGACGCCGTCAAGGCCGCGCTGGCCAAATAA
- the rnr gene encoding ribonuclease R, which produces MSQNTHTIPSREDILGIFRSVNAPLDPQSLGKTLQVHADSMDVLVRRLKAMERDGQLKSDASGVFSLADQSALVAGRVTSHRDGFGFVIPDDASADLFLPEKEMQKVLHGDKVMARIVGTDRRGRPEGTIVEVTQRANTHVIGRLIQENGTWVVAPEDQRIGQDILVTGSVGKAKAGQIVSVELTEQPMRFKQPVGKIVEVLGALDDPGMEIEIAVRKFNVPHIFSAAALKQAEKLPFEVRAADLKDRVDLRDVPLVTIDGEDARDFDDAVYCEPVKIGRANCFRLIVAIADVSHYVKPNDALDIDALERSTSVYFPRRVIPMLPEKLSNGLCSLNPAVDRLTLVCDAVVSDKGELKAYQFYPAVIHSAARLTYDEVAAVLGNTKGPEAARRADILPHLQNLEAVYRALLKARTERGAIDFETTETYIVCNSAGKIEKIIPRTRNEAHKIIEECMLAANVCAADLLLRNKHPGTYRIHASPTKEKLTQVRTFLKQVGLNLTGGDTPSASDYQTLMQQIKERPDAALLQTMLLRSMQQAVYSPDNIGHFGLAYEAYAHFTSPIRRYPDLLTHRAIKAILQGKKYEPKLSEKTVLNTNVSNATRKQQAKDKAEGKPKKTDLTIWDALGVHCSANERRADEASRDVEAWLKCYFMQDKLGEEFTGTITGVTTFGVFVQLDTLFVEGLVHVTELGTDYFQYDDARHELRGERTGKRYQLTDRLTVQVARVDLETRKIDLRLVTDAELAGEEAPAKQAGGKRKGEKKSMVKPGPATEQRHEIKASVNGGGNNGGKPGKGSGGRSNGAKAQAKPAAKAAPKAAAPKAAESKRSKKPAAAPAAAAPRAAKTVSKSSKNKR; this is translated from the coding sequence TTGAGCCAAAATACCCACACCATCCCCAGCCGGGAGGACATTCTCGGCATATTCCGCAGCGTCAACGCGCCTCTCGACCCGCAGTCTCTCGGGAAAACGCTGCAAGTGCATGCCGATTCCATGGATGTCCTCGTTCGTCGCCTGAAGGCGATGGAGCGCGACGGCCAGCTCAAGTCTGACGCCAGCGGTGTTTTCAGCCTGGCCGACCAGAGCGCGCTTGTCGCCGGTCGCGTCACCAGCCACCGCGATGGCTTCGGCTTCGTTATTCCCGACGACGCGAGCGCCGACCTGTTCCTGCCTGAGAAAGAAATGCAGAAAGTACTGCATGGCGACAAGGTCATGGCCCGCATCGTCGGCACGGACCGCCGCGGCCGCCCGGAAGGCACGATCGTGGAAGTCACGCAGCGCGCCAACACCCACGTCATCGGCCGCCTGATCCAGGAGAACGGTACCTGGGTCGTGGCGCCGGAAGACCAGCGCATCGGCCAGGATATCCTGGTGACCGGTTCGGTGGGCAAGGCCAAGGCCGGCCAGATCGTCAGCGTCGAGTTGACCGAGCAGCCGATGCGCTTCAAGCAACCGGTCGGCAAGATCGTCGAAGTGCTCGGTGCGCTCGATGATCCCGGCATGGAAATCGAGATTGCAGTGCGTAAATTCAACGTGCCGCACATCTTTTCCGCCGCCGCCCTCAAGCAAGCTGAAAAACTGCCGTTCGAAGTGCGCGCCGCCGACCTGAAAGACCGTGTCGACCTGCGCGACGTGCCGCTCGTCACCATCGATGGCGAGGATGCGCGCGATTTCGACGATGCCGTGTATTGCGAGCCCGTCAAGATCGGCCGTGCCAACTGCTTCCGCCTGATCGTGGCGATTGCCGACGTCAGCCATTACGTGAAACCGAACGACGCGCTCGATATCGACGCGTTGGAGCGCAGCACGTCCGTCTACTTCCCGCGCCGCGTGATTCCGATGCTGCCGGAAAAACTGTCGAACGGCCTGTGCTCGCTGAACCCTGCCGTCGACCGTTTGACCCTCGTGTGCGACGCCGTCGTCAGCGACAAGGGCGAGCTGAAGGCGTACCAGTTCTACCCGGCCGTCATCCATTCGGCCGCGCGCCTCACGTATGACGAAGTCGCCGCCGTGCTGGGCAACACCAAGGGACCCGAAGCGGCGCGCCGCGCGGACATCCTGCCGCACCTGCAAAACCTGGAAGCCGTCTACCGCGCCTTGCTGAAAGCACGCACGGAGCGGGGCGCCATCGACTTCGAGACGACGGAAACCTATATCGTCTGCAACAGCGCGGGCAAGATCGAAAAGATCATTCCCCGCACGCGCAACGAAGCGCACAAGATCATCGAAGAGTGCATGCTGGCGGCCAACGTCTGCGCGGCCGATCTGCTGCTGCGTAACAAGCATCCAGGCACCTACCGCATCCACGCCAGCCCGACCAAGGAAAAGCTCACGCAAGTGCGCACCTTCCTCAAGCAAGTCGGCCTGAACCTGACGGGCGGCGATACGCCATCGGCATCCGATTACCAGACCCTGATGCAGCAGATCAAGGAGCGTCCCGACGCTGCCCTGCTGCAAACGATGCTGCTGCGCTCGATGCAGCAAGCCGTCTACAGCCCGGACAATATCGGCCACTTCGGCCTGGCGTACGAGGCGTATGCCCACTTCACCAGCCCGATCCGCCGCTATCCCGACCTGCTGACGCACCGCGCCATCAAGGCCATCTTGCAAGGCAAGAAATACGAGCCCAAGCTGTCCGAGAAGACCGTGCTGAACACGAACGTGTCGAACGCCACGCGCAAGCAGCAGGCGAAAGACAAGGCCGAAGGCAAGCCGAAGAAGACCGATCTGACGATATGGGACGCGCTGGGCGTGCATTGCTCGGCCAACGAGCGCCGCGCCGACGAAGCGTCACGCGATGTCGAAGCCTGGCTGAAGTGCTACTTCATGCAGGACAAGCTGGGCGAGGAATTCACCGGCACCATCACGGGCGTGACCACCTTCGGCGTCTTCGTGCAACTGGACACCCTGTTTGTCGAAGGCCTGGTGCACGTCACCGAGCTGGGCACCGACTACTTCCAGTACGACGATGCGCGCCATGAATTGCGCGGCGAACGCACGGGCAAGCGCTACCAGCTGACCGACCGTCTGACGGTGCAAGTGGCGCGTGTCGACCTGGAAACGCGCAAGATCGACCTGCGCCTGGTCACCGATGCGGAACTGGCGGGCGAAGAAGCGCCAGCCAAGCAGGCCGGCGGCAAGCGCAAGGGCGAAAAGAAATCGATGGTCAAGCCTGGTCCCGCGACCGAGCAGCGCCACGAGATCAAGGCCAGCGTCAATGGCGGCGGCAACAATGGTGGCAAACCCGGCAAGGGTTCCGGCGGCCGTTCCAACGGCGCCAAGGCGCAAGCCAAGCCTGCAGCCAAGGCAGCGCCCAAGGCGGCAGCCCCCAAGGCCGCCGAGTCTAAGCGCAGCAAGAAACCAGCCGCGGCACCCGCTGCGGCGGCACCACGTGCAGCAAAAACTGTATCAAAATCAAGCAAGAACAAGCGATAA
- the rlmB gene encoding 23S rRNA (guanosine(2251)-2'-O)-methyltransferase RlmB, producing MKNKMIFGFHAVTSRLRHEASSVEEIFVDASRVDGRMKDMIAAAKAANVRVMPVDSSRLDKIVGTRRHQGVIAFASQLSLARNLDELLDAIDGPPLLLILDGITDPHNLGACLRVADGVGAHAVIVPKDRAVGLNATAAKVASGAAETVPYITVTNLARTMRELKDRGIWLIGTSDDGEKGLYEADFTGPTALVMGSEGEGMRRLTRDTCDILVSIPMFGSVESLNVSVASGVCLYEARRQRIALEA from the coding sequence ATGAAGAATAAAATGATTTTCGGCTTCCACGCCGTCACCTCGCGTTTGCGTCATGAAGCGTCGTCCGTGGAAGAAATTTTCGTCGATGCCAGCCGCGTCGACGGCCGCATGAAGGACATGATCGCCGCCGCCAAGGCTGCGAACGTGCGCGTCATGCCCGTCGATTCGTCGCGTCTGGACAAGATCGTCGGCACGCGCCGCCACCAGGGCGTGATCGCGTTTGCCTCGCAGCTGTCGCTGGCGCGCAATCTCGATGAGCTGCTGGACGCCATCGACGGCCCGCCGCTGCTGTTGATTCTCGACGGCATTACCGACCCGCACAACCTGGGCGCCTGCCTGCGCGTGGCCGACGGTGTCGGCGCACATGCCGTCATCGTGCCGAAGGACCGCGCCGTGGGCTTGAACGCCACGGCCGCCAAGGTCGCCAGTGGCGCCGCCGAAACCGTCCCGTACATCACGGTGACGAACCTGGCGCGCACCATGCGTGAACTGAAGGATCGCGGCATCTGGCTGATCGGCACCTCGGACGACGGCGAAAAAGGCTTGTACGAAGCCGATTTCACGGGCCCGACGGCTCTCGTCATGGGGTCCGAAGGCGAAGGCATGCGCCGCTTGACGCGCGACACCTGCGACATCCTCGTCAGCATCCCGATGTTCGGCTCCGTCGAGAGCCTGAACGTGTCCGTGGCTTCGGGCGTGTGCTTGTATGAAGCCCGCCGCCAGCGCATCGCGCTGGAAGCCTAA
- the cysE gene encoding serine O-acetyltransferase yields MFHHLREDINSIIERDPAARNGWEVLTCYPGLHAIVMHGWAHWCWTRHMKWVGRFISYIARIITGIEIHPGAVIGRRVFIDHGFGVVIGETAVVGDDCTIYQGVTLGGTSLHSGAKRHPTLERGVIVGAGAQVLGSFTVGEYAKVGSNAVLLKPVPSGATAVGNPAHIVQKDVSALREGSTAHLFAAYGVTPNGDDPLSKALQGLITHAVAQEQRIETILATLKAAGICCQGVPECDKFDSEQMNKLVD; encoded by the coding sequence ATGTTCCACCACCTGCGCGAAGACATCAACAGCATCATCGAACGTGACCCGGCCGCCCGCAATGGCTGGGAGGTGCTGACCTGTTATCCGGGCTTGCACGCCATCGTCATGCATGGCTGGGCGCACTGGTGCTGGACGCGGCACATGAAGTGGGTGGGGCGCTTCATTTCCTATATCGCCCGCATCATCACGGGCATCGAGATCCATCCGGGCGCGGTCATCGGCCGGCGCGTCTTCATCGACCACGGCTTCGGCGTGGTGATCGGCGAGACGGCCGTCGTCGGCGACGACTGCACCATCTACCAGGGCGTGACCCTGGGCGGCACCTCGCTGCACAGCGGCGCCAAGCGCCATCCGACCCTCGAGCGCGGCGTCATCGTCGGCGCCGGCGCGCAGGTGCTGGGCAGCTTCACGGTGGGCGAGTACGCCAAGGTGGGCTCGAACGCCGTGCTGTTGAAACCCGTGCCGTCCGGCGCCACGGCCGTTGGCAACCCCGCGCACATCGTGCAAAAGGATGTCAGCGCCCTGCGCGAGGGCAGCACGGCCCATTTGTTCGCCGCGTATGGCGTCACGCCCAACGGCGACGATCCGCTGTCGAAAGCCCTGCAAGGGCTGATCACGCATGCCGTGGCGCAGGAACAGCGCATCGAAACCATCCTCGCCACCCTGAAGGCGGCGGGCATCTGCTGCCAGGGCGTGCCCGAGTGTGATAAATTCGATTCCGAGCAAATGAACAAGCTGGTTGATTAA
- a CDS encoding YceH family protein, with protein MTTDANIAENAAEKSSDNPNLLDPFEIRVLAVLAEKEALTPDSYPLSLNALTNGCNQLSSRDPVMALSEETVYDVLQRLMQRKFVNGITQAGARVAKYEHRMRIKWSLEQDKLAILTILMLRGLQTAGEIRSRSGRVHEFKSVAEVEAGLQFLIDKYPPLAAKLAVAPGAKEPRYGHLLGGEEALAQIETAAGFAGAVSAPQQGSRVAQLEQEVLQLRSDFDGLAAQFEAFRKQFE; from the coding sequence ATGACTACAGACGCAAACATAGCTGAAAACGCAGCAGAAAAGAGCAGCGACAATCCGAATCTGCTCGACCCGTTCGAGATCCGCGTGCTGGCCGTGCTGGCCGAAAAGGAAGCGCTGACGCCGGACAGCTATCCGCTGTCGCTCAACGCGCTGACGAACGGCTGCAACCAGCTGTCCAGCCGCGACCCCGTCATGGCCCTGTCCGAAGAAACCGTCTACGACGTGCTGCAGCGGCTGATGCAGCGCAAGTTCGTCAACGGCATCACGCAGGCCGGCGCGCGGGTCGCCAAGTACGAACACCGCATGCGCATCAAGTGGTCGCTGGAACAGGACAAGCTGGCCATCCTGACGATCCTGATGCTGCGCGGCTTGCAGACGGCGGGCGAAATCCGCAGCCGCAGCGGCCGCGTACATGAATTCAAGTCCGTGGCGGAAGTGGAAGCTGGCCTGCAATTCTTGATCGACAAATATCCGCCGCTGGCGGCCAAGCTGGCCGTCGCACCCGGCGCCAAGGAACCGCGCTACGGCCATCTGCTGGGCGGTGAAGAGGCGCTGGCGCAGATCGAGACGGCGGCAGGTTTTGCCGGCGCCGTCAGCGCGCCGCAGCAGGGCAGCCGTGTGGCCCAGCTGGAGCAGGAAGTGCTGCAATTGCGCAGCGACTTCGATGGCCTGGCGGCGCAGTTCGAGGCGTTCCGCAAGCAGTTCGAATAA
- the udk gene encoding uridine kinase, which yields MNTISFQPFVIGVAGGSGSGKSTVSQQVLASFGADMVSVVMQDDYYCDQTHLSPEVRRQQNYDHPQAFEWPLLVQHIQALRNGEPIEMPEYDFTLHNRSNRTISVKPAPVIVIEGLFALYDEDLRNMMSLKIFVDTASDVRFIRRMQRDITERGRSVESVIEQYLETVRPMHKQFIEPTKRNADVILPHGANGPAVDMITAKVASVIGQLKPAA from the coding sequence ATGAATACTATTTCCTTCCAACCGTTTGTTATTGGTGTCGCTGGCGGAAGCGGCAGTGGCAAGTCCACCGTATCACAGCAGGTGCTGGCGTCGTTTGGCGCCGACATGGTCTCGGTCGTGATGCAGGACGACTACTATTGCGACCAAACCCATCTCTCCCCTGAAGTCCGGCGCCAGCAGAATTACGACCATCCGCAGGCGTTCGAGTGGCCATTGCTGGTGCAGCACATCCAGGCCTTGCGCAACGGCGAGCCGATCGAGATGCCCGAGTACGACTTCACGCTGCACAACCGCTCCAACCGGACCATTTCCGTCAAGCCGGCGCCCGTGATCGTGATCGAAGGCCTGTTCGCCTTGTATGACGAAGACTTGCGCAACATGATGTCGCTGAAGATCTTTGTCGACACGGCCTCCGACGTGCGCTTCATCCGCCGCATGCAGCGCGATATCACGGAGCGCGGCCGTTCGGTGGAAAGCGTCATCGAGCAGTACCTGGAAACCGTGCGCCCGATGCACAAGCAGTTCATCGAGCCGACCAAGCGCAATGCCGATGTCATCTTGCCGCATGGCGCGAATGGCCCCGCGGTCGACATGATCACGGCCAAGGTGGCCAGCGTGATTGGTCAATTGAAACCGGCCGCCTGA
- a CDS encoding HlyD family type I secretion periplasmic adaptor subunit produces MKLAKVATREEAKRGRVLIWSCTAALAGVIAWASWAELDQVTRANGQVIASSRNQIIQVADGGVLAELRVHEGSVVKKGALLARFDRTRAETSYLESTAKAAGLKAAVARLQAEVFGGTPKFPPELQAFPEFRANQLALFGKRQGAVQAEVSSLESAMKLIKEELEMNLPLLETGDVSRAEVLKLRRQVVDIQAQITNRRNKYLQDSQTDLVKAQEDLAGVLQTVTQRKEQLGSTDIYAPTDGIVRNVRLTTLGGVAKPGEEILQIVPTDDDLIIEAKVKPADIAFIKPGLPTAVKLDAYDYGIYGRLRGTVSYISADTLSEDNKGNEQPYYRVQIKTSGRNLMGKNGEPILIQPGMTATVEINTGRKTVLRYLTKPITKTFSESMGER; encoded by the coding sequence ATGAAACTGGCCAAGGTGGCAACGAGAGAGGAAGCGAAACGGGGCCGGGTGCTGATCTGGAGCTGCACGGCGGCGCTGGCCGGCGTCATCGCCTGGGCTTCATGGGCGGAGCTGGACCAGGTCACGCGCGCCAACGGCCAAGTGATCGCCAGTTCGCGCAACCAGATCATCCAGGTGGCCGATGGCGGCGTGCTGGCCGAACTGCGCGTACACGAAGGCAGCGTGGTGAAAAAGGGAGCATTGCTGGCGCGTTTCGACCGCACGCGGGCCGAGACGAGCTACCTGGAAAGCACGGCCAAGGCGGCCGGTCTGAAGGCGGCCGTGGCGCGCCTGCAGGCGGAAGTGTTTGGCGGCACGCCGAAGTTCCCGCCCGAACTGCAGGCGTTCCCGGAATTTCGCGCCAACCAGCTGGCCCTGTTCGGCAAGCGCCAGGGCGCCGTGCAGGCGGAAGTGAGCTCGCTGGAAAGCGCCATGAAGCTGATCAAGGAAGAGCTGGAAATGAATCTGCCGCTGCTGGAAACGGGGGATGTCAGCCGCGCCGAAGTGCTGAAACTGCGGCGGCAAGTGGTCGACATCCAGGCGCAGATCACCAACCGGCGCAACAAATACCTGCAGGACAGCCAGACGGACCTGGTGAAGGCCCAGGAAGACCTGGCAGGCGTGCTGCAGACGGTCACGCAGCGCAAGGAGCAGCTCGGTTCGACGGATATCTACGCGCCCACGGACGGCATCGTGCGCAACGTGCGCCTCACTACCCTGGGCGGCGTGGCCAAGCCGGGCGAGGAAATCCTGCAGATCGTGCCGACGGACGATGACCTGATCATCGAAGCGAAAGTCAAACCGGCCGACATCGCCTTCATCAAGCCAGGCCTGCCCACGGCCGTGAAACTGGACGCCTACGACTACGGCATCTACGGGCGTTTGCGCGGCACCGTCAGCTACATCAGCGCCGACACCCTAAGTGAAGACAACAAGGGCAACGAACAGCCCTACTACCGCGTGCAGATCAAGACCAGCGGGCGCAATCTGATGGGCAAGAATGGCGAGCCTATCCTGATCCAGCCCGGCATGACGGCCACGGTGGAAATCAACACGGGCCGCAAGACGGTCTTGCGCTACCTGACGAAACCGATCACCAAGACGTTTTCGGAATCGATGGGAGAACGCTGA